Part of the Chthoniobacterales bacterium genome is shown below.
CCGAAATCGACAGGGCGCTGGAACTCCTCTCGTAGCAGCTTGCATTGGTGACATAACTCCGTTCATTGCGGAATGCATGGATTGGAGATCGGTCTGGCGCTGCCCGATCTCTGGCAGCAGGAGGCGGTGCGGTTGTTGCGCGATGGCAGCGATGTGGTGGTCCATGCACCGACGGGCGCGGGGAAGACGTTCGTCTTCGAAATGCTCTATCCGACGTTGCGCGGACAGGCCATTTTCACCGTTCCGACCCGCGCACTGGCCAATGACAAGCTGGCCGAATGGCGCGCCCGTGGCTGGGATGTCGGCATCGCGACGGGCGATATTTCGGAAAATTTGCAGGCCAAAGTGATCGTCGCGACCTTGGAAACGCAGAAGGCGGCATTTCTCCAGCGACGCGGTCCGCGGCTGCTCGTGATCGACGAATATCAGCTCCTGAGCGACTCGCAGCGCGGGGTGAATTACGAGCTTTGCATCGCGCTCGCCCCGCCGGAAACGCAGTTGCTCATGCTCAGCGGCAGCGTCGAAAACCCCCAGAGCGTCGTCGCCTGGCTGGAGCGTCTGGACCGGAAGGCGGCTCTCGTTCGCACCGACGAACGCCCCGTGCCGCTGGAGGAAATCATGGCGCACGATCTGCGCTCGCCAATTTCAGCGAACATCAGCGGCTACTGGCCAAAGCTGGTGGCGCGCGCGATTGGCAACCAGCTTTCGCCGCTGCTCATTTTCGCGCCGCGTCGCAAGACCGCAGAGGAACTCGCCATTGCCATTGCCAATGCGCTTCCGGCACCCGATCCGCTGCCCCTTTCCCACGAACAAATGCAACTCGCCGGCGAGCAACTCACCAAACTCCTGACCAATCGCGTCGCCTGGCATCACAGCGGACTTTCCTACGCGGTGCGCGCGGGTTTGATCGAACCGCTCGCAAAACGCGGTCATCTGCGGGTGATCGTTTCCACGACCGGACTCGCGGCGGGCATCAATTTTTCCGTACGCAGCGTCATGGTTACAGGCACGAGTTACCAGTCGGGCCACCACACGATGGAGTTGCGGTCCGATGAGCTTTTGCAAATGTTCGGACGCGCCGGTCGCCGTGGACTTGATGAAAAAGGTTACGTCCTCGCCACGCCCGATTTGCCGCGGCTGTTCGACGCGCGTCCGCAACGCGTGCGCCGACCCAACAGCATCGATTGGCCGTCATTTATCAGCGTGATGGAGGCGGCGGTGGAGCACGGCGACGATCCATGTCGCGCCGCGATTGAGCTCACGAAAAAACTCTTCAGCACGAACGAAGTCCGCACCGGCTTCGAGATCGGACTCGACTGGAAAACGATCCCCTGTGGCCTGCGAACCGACGCCGAGAGGGCGCGGCTCGTCCGGCGTTTCGACGTGGAAATGTTGAACAGCCAGGGCGAATGGGAAATCCAGCCGAGTTCCAGTGGATTCACACTCGACCGGGCGCTGGTGCGGCGGGGCGAACGCTGGTTTCCCGCGCTGTCGCAGCCGGAGATTTTTGCCCAACTCGGCACTGGCAATCTTTGCAAACTCACTGCCGGTCCCGTGAAAACCTATGGACGCGAGATCACTGTTGCCACTGTGGTTGACGACGTTTACCAGCCGACGCAGCCGGTGCGCAAGCTCCTGCGGGAGAGCGGCTTGCGCGAGACGCGGCGCTTCGATGAGCGGGCGTTTCACGAAACGGTCTGGCCATTCGTCTCCAAGTTGTCCACTGGCCAGCCGCAGCCGCCTGTGCTCCGTGGCAACCTCGTCGTCGCCCAATTTTCCTTCGCCCATTCGCCTGTCACTGGATTTCTCGACAGTCACGGCAAAGTTCTCATCGACCCGCCGACGCGGCGCGAATGGCCAGCGATTTGCCAGACTTGTCCGCATAAATCCGACTGCGAGTCGATTGATCCGACAAATTCCCCCGCCATGGCCTGGCGCAAGCTCAGCTTGATCGCGCCCGATGGCACTCCGACTCAACGCGGACAGATTTTCAGTTATTTTTCCCATGGCGAAGGACTGACAATTGCGGCGGCGCTGGAGAAACCAGATTACGCCATCGAGGATCTCATTTTCGATGTGGCGAACATTCGCGCCGGACATCGTTTCGCGGGCGACGATTCGCCTTATGGTGGACGTCTCGGTTTTGTTTCCTCGCAGACTTACGACCGAATGGAGTTCCCGGGTTATCTGGAGTTTGGTGTGCCCGTCGGCTTTGGCGACGGCGCAGGCGACGTGATGCGCGAACTGTCCACGCCGGGCACCAATCGCAGCAAACTCCTCACGCTGGCCCTGCGGCCCGGCGACAT
Proteins encoded:
- a CDS encoding DEAD/DEAH box helicase; translated protein: MHGLEIGLALPDLWQQEAVRLLRDGSDVVVHAPTGAGKTFVFEMLYPTLRGQAIFTVPTRALANDKLAEWRARGWDVGIATGDISENLQAKVIVATLETQKAAFLQRRGPRLLVIDEYQLLSDSQRGVNYELCIALAPPETQLLMLSGSVENPQSVVAWLERLDRKAALVRTDERPVPLEEIMAHDLRSPISANISGYWPKLVARAIGNQLSPLLIFAPRRKTAEELAIAIANALPAPDPLPLSHEQMQLAGEQLTKLLTNRVAWHHSGLSYAVRAGLIEPLAKRGHLRVIVSTTGLAAGINFSVRSVMVTGTSYQSGHHTMELRSDELLQMFGRAGRRGLDEKGYVLATPDLPRLFDARPQRVRRPNSIDWPSFISVMEAAVEHGDDPCRAAIELTKKLFSTNEVRTGFEIGLDWKTIPCGLRTDAERARLVRRFDVEMLNSQGEWEIQPSSSGFTLDRALVRRGERWFPALSQPEIFAQLGTGNLCKLTAGPVKTYGREITVATVVDDVYQPTQPVRKLLRESGLRETRRFDERAFHETVWPFVSKLSTGQPQPPVLRGNLVVAQFSFAHSPVTGFLDSHGKVLIDPPTRREWPAICQTCPHKSDCESIDPTNSPAMAWRKLSLIAPDGTPTQRGQIFSYFSHGEGLTIAAALEKPDYAIEDLIFDVANIRAGHRFAGDDSPYGGRLGFVSSQTYDRMEFPGYLEFGVPVGFGDGAGDVMRELSTPGTNRSKLLTLALRPGDIERAQLEWHSLLRQIVAAPTLPWSRWTELQSAAAHFLETHTRKKRLDFPPLLGEHLLRYLR